The window AAGGATGTCAATCGATTTGACGTCATCGTTTTTCATCGTAACGAGCAAGACGATTATGTCAAAAGGGTAATCGGAATTGAGGGAGACTCCATTGAATATAAAAATGATCGGTTGTATGTAAATGGAGAATTCCAAGAAGAAGCTTATCTTCAGCCTTTCCGGGAGGAAGCTGTAGGAAAATTAACTGAGGATTTTACCCTTAAAGAAATTACTGGGGAAGCGACGATACCTAAAGGATATATTTTTGTAATGGGAGATAATCGACAGAGAAGTTTGGATAGCCGGAAGTTTGGATTTGTGCCAATCGATTTGGTTGTCGGAAAAGTAGATGCGCGTTATTGGCCGATTTCCCAAGCAGCTATTGCTTTTTAACGATAGAGCCCTCACTCGTGTGAAGGCTTTTTTTGTTTGTGTAGTGTATAAATGGAAAAGGTGAAAAATCCAAATAATAGTTTTGTAATCAGTCATATCTTTTTACGTTTACAACTAAAACATCTATATGGTATACTTCGCCATAGAACATATGTTTTGGTAATGGGGTTTAATGATGGAAGTCGCAAAAACACTAAGCCATAAAATTACCAATCATTCTCGTATTTTTGATGAAACCTTATTCATTTATAACGAAGCATTAAGTTTTATCATCGACATCATAGATAAAGAATTTGATAACTTAGATGAAATTACTGTAAAGAACATCCATACCACCAAATCAAACCCTTCTCCAAAGTATATAGAATTCAACCTTCGTTTTTATAAATTCCCTTCTTACTTTAGAAGAAGTGCGATAGCTTCTGCTTTTGGCAAAGTGAAAAGTTATCGTTCAAACTACCAAAAATGGCTAAAAGAAAAGGAATCAGTCCTTTACGAAGGAAAGAAATTTAAAAAGAATCCACCTGCGTTATAATTACATCACAAAGAGTTTCCAGTGTTTTATAAAAACAATATGTTTGAGAGAACATCTGATGCTACCGCTCAAATCAAAGTCTTTCACAACCATAATTGGGTATGGGTGGATATTGAATTTAAAGAACAAGACCTATATAAGCGGGATGTTTGGGATTGGAAGGAGTGTAATCCTAAGCGTGTTAAGGTTGGCAAGAAATACTTTTTACACTTTACTTATACATCTAAAGTAAAGTTAAGTGATACAAAACTTGAGCTACGCAAGGTATTGACCTAGATCCGTATGTGCAGTAGACTTGGGAATTAATAATTCAGCAGTTTGTTCCATTCTCGACGCAAAAGGAACTATCTTAGCTCGTAAGTTTAGTAACCAAGCTAAAGAAAAAGACCGTTTGCTTCGATTAACGAATAAATTGCGTACAGTACAACGTCCATCTGGTTGGGTAGCTGCACCTAACAATTAATGGGTTACAGAAACAAATTATTACCCATACTTCGCATGAAATTATAAAGTTCACCAAAGAACATAATTATGATGTCGTTGTCTTCGAATTCCTAGATAAAATGAAGATA of the Bacillaceae bacterium S4-13-56 genome contains:
- the lepB gene encoding signal peptidase I, with the protein product MRKQLWVYLRTILIAFVIAYAVRTLLFATYVVDGKSMEPTLHDGNLLMVNKVIYDWKDVNRFDVIVFHRNEQDDYVKRVIGIEGDSIEYKNDRLYVNGEFQEEAYLQPFREEAVGKLTEDFTLKEITGEATIPKGYIFVMGDNRQRSLDSRKFGFVPIDLVVGKVDARYWPISQAAIAF